In Jaculus jaculus isolate mJacJac1 chromosome 4, mJacJac1.mat.Y.cur, whole genome shotgun sequence, a single genomic region encodes these proteins:
- the Rpl31 gene encoding 60S ribosomal protein L31, translated as MAPAKKGGEKKKGRSAINEVVTREYTINIHKRIHGVGFKKRAPRALKEIRKFAMKEMGTPDVRIDTRLNKAVWAKGIRNVPYRIRVRLSRKRNEDEDSPNKLYTLVTYVPVTTFKNLQTVNVDEN; from the exons ATGGCTCCCGCCAAGAAGGGTGGCGAGAAGAAGAAGGGCCGTTCTGCCATCAACGAGGTGGTGACCCGGGAGTACACCATCAACATTCACAAGCGCATCCATGGGGT GGGCTTCAAGAAGCGGGCTCCTCGGGCCCTCAAAGAGATCCGGAAGTTTGCCATGAAGGAGATGGGGACTCCAGATGTGCGCATTGATACCAGGCTCAACAAAGCCGTCTGGGCCAAGGGAATAAG GAATGTCCCATATCGAATCCGTGTACGGTTGTCCAGGAAACGAAATGAGGATGAAGATTCACCAAATAAGCTTTATACTTTGGTGACCTATGTCCCTGTTACCACATTCAAAA ATCTACAGACTGTCAACGTGGATGAGAACTAA